The following proteins are encoded in a genomic region of Lemur catta isolate mLemCat1 chromosome 10, mLemCat1.pri, whole genome shotgun sequence:
- the PAXX gene encoding protein PAXX produces MVLPLPLSTPLCTLPPGPGPPRFVCYCEGEGSGDGVLGAFNLYVTDAVALWSTCFTPDSLAALKSRFGLSAAEDITPRFRAACEQQAVTLTLLEDKASVTLSGGPLPLAFDLSKVPGPEAAPRLQALTLGLAKRVCSLERQLTAAEETAPSPRKSPRAAGPQLFLPDPDPQRGGPGPGVRRRCPGESLINPGFKSKKPAGGVNFDET; encoded by the exons ATGGTGCTGCCGCTGCCGCTGTCGACGCCGCTCTGCACGCTGCCGccgggccccgggccaccccgcTTCGTGTGCTACTGCGAGGGGGAGGGAAGCGGGGACGGGGTTCTCGGCGCCTTCAACCTCTA TGTAACGGACGCGGTGGCGCTGTGGAGCACCTGCTTCACGCCGGACAGCCTGGCGGCCCTC AAATCTCGTTTTGGTCTGAGTGCGGCTGAAGACATCACTCCCCGGTTCAG GGCAGCCTGCGAGCAACAAGCTGTGACTCTTACCCTGCTGGAGGACAAAGCATCCGTGACCCTTTCAGGGGGGCCCTTGCCGTTGGCCTTTGACTTGTCCAAGGTGCCTGGCCCAGAGGCAGCCCCCAGGTTGCAGGCACTGACGCTGGGCTTGGCAAAGCGTGTGTGCAGCTTGGAGCGGCAGCTGACAG CTGCAGAAGAGACAGCTCCCAGCCCCAGGAAgagccccagggctgcagggcctCAGCTCTTCTTACCAG ACCCAGATCCCCAGAGAGGTGGCCCTGGACCTGGGGTCAGGAGACGGTGTCCAGGAGAGTCCCTTATCAACCCTGGCTTTAAGAG TAAGAAACCAGCTGGTGGCGTAAACTTTGATGAAACCTGA
- the CLIC3 gene encoding chloride intracellular channel protein 3 isoform X3, whose protein sequence is MAETTKLQLFVKASEDGESVGHCPSCQRLFMVLLLKGVPFTLTTVDTRRSPDVLKDFAPGSQLPILLCDGDAKTDTLQIEEFLEETLGPPGFPSLAPRYRESNTAGNDIFHKFSAFIKNPVPAQDDALYQQLLRALARLDSYLLAPLEHELEREPQLRESRRRFLDGDQLSLADCGLLPKLHIVDTVCAHFRQAPIPAELRGVRRYLDCALLEKEFKYTCPHSSEILAAYRPAVRPRPNPASAAP, encoded by the exons ATGGCCGAGACCACCAAGCTGCAGCTGTTTGTCAAG GCGAGCGAGGATGGGGAGAGTGTGGGGCACTGCCCCTCCTGCCAGCGGCTCTTCATGGTCCTGCTCCTCAAGGGCGTGCCCTTCACACTCACCACGGTGGACACGCGCAG GTCCCCGGACGTGCTGAAGGACTTTGCCCCTGGCTCACAGCTGCCCATCTTGCTGTGTGACGGTGACGCCAAGACGGACACGCTGCAGATCGAAGAGTTTCTGGAGGAGACCCTGGGGCCACCCGG ctTCCCCAGCCTGGCGCCCCGTTATAGGGAGTCCAACACCGCGGGTAACGACATCTTCCACAAGTTCTCCGCGTTCATCAAGAACCCGGTGCCCGCGCAGGACGATG CCCTGTACCAACAGCTGCTGCGCGCGCTCGCTAGGCTAGACAGCTACTTGCTCGCGCCCCTGGAGCACGAACTGGAGCGGGAGCCCCAGCTGCGCGAGTCGCGCCGCCGCTTCCTGGATGGCGACCAGCTCTCACTGGCCGACTGTGGCCTGCTGCCCAAACTGCACATCGTCGAC ACGGTGTGCGCGCACTTTCGCCAGGCGCCCATCCCCGCGGAGCTGCGCGGCGTCCGCCGCTACCTGGACTGCGCGCTGCTGGAGAAGGAGTTCAAGTACACGTGTCCGCACAGCTCGGAGATCCTGGCGGCCTACCGGCCCGCCGTGCGCCCTCGCCCCAACCCTGCATCTGCGGCCCCATAA
- the CLIC3 gene encoding chloride intracellular channel protein 3 isoform X1: protein MAETTKLQLFVKASEDGESVGHCPSCQRLFMVLLLKGVPFTLTTVDTRRSPDVLKDFAPGSQLPILLCDGDAKTDTLQIEEFLEETLGPPGFPSLAPRYRESNTAGNDIFHKFSAFIKNPVPAQDDALYQQLLRALARLDSYLLAPLEHELEREPQLRESRRRFLDGDQLSLADCGLLPKLHIVDVSAGRGGGGGTGGPWRGPDHAPRPQTVCAHFRQAPIPAELRGVRRYLDCALLEKEFKYTCPHSSEILAAYRPAVRPRPNPASAAP, encoded by the exons ATGGCCGAGACCACCAAGCTGCAGCTGTTTGTCAAG GCGAGCGAGGATGGGGAGAGTGTGGGGCACTGCCCCTCCTGCCAGCGGCTCTTCATGGTCCTGCTCCTCAAGGGCGTGCCCTTCACACTCACCACGGTGGACACGCGCAG GTCCCCGGACGTGCTGAAGGACTTTGCCCCTGGCTCACAGCTGCCCATCTTGCTGTGTGACGGTGACGCCAAGACGGACACGCTGCAGATCGAAGAGTTTCTGGAGGAGACCCTGGGGCCACCCGG ctTCCCCAGCCTGGCGCCCCGTTATAGGGAGTCCAACACCGCGGGTAACGACATCTTCCACAAGTTCTCCGCGTTCATCAAGAACCCGGTGCCCGCGCAGGACGATG CCCTGTACCAACAGCTGCTGCGCGCGCTCGCTAGGCTAGACAGCTACTTGCTCGCGCCCCTGGAGCACGAACTGGAGCGGGAGCCCCAGCTGCGCGAGTCGCGCCGCCGCTTCCTGGATGGCGACCAGCTCTCACTGGCCGACTGTGGCCTGCTGCCCAAACTGCACATCGTCGACGTGAGCGCGGGCCGGGGCGGAGGCGGGGGCACGGGCGGACCCTGGAGGGGTCCTGACCACGCCCCTCGACCGCAGACGGTGTGCGCGCACTTTCGCCAGGCGCCCATCCCCGCGGAGCTGCGCGGCGTCCGCCGCTACCTGGACTGCGCGCTGCTGGAGAAGGAGTTCAAGTACACGTGTCCGCACAGCTCGGAGATCCTGGCGGCCTACCGGCCCGCCGTGCGCCCTCGCCCCAACCCTGCATCTGCGGCCCCATAA
- the ABCA2 gene encoding ATP-binding cassette sub-family A member 2, with amino-acid sequence MPSGPGGAQSSGPRRWAAGARPAMGFLHQLQLLLWKNVTLKRRSPWVLAFEIFIPLVLFFILLGLRQKKPTISVKEVSFYTAAPLTSAGILPVMQSLCPDGQRDEFGFLQYANSTVTQLLERLDRVVEEGNLFDPGRPSLGSELEALRQHLEALSAGPHTWGSHSDRPAVSSFSLDSVARDPQELRRFLMQNLSLPNSTAQALLAARVDPPEVYSLLFGPSQTLDSESSLPRGREPWGRLGGHPLFRMEELLLAPALLEQLTCAPGSRELGQILTVPEGQKTALQGYRDAVCSGQAAARARRFSGLAAELRNQLDTAKIAQQLGLDGLNGSQAQPQAPPPRRLQALLEDLLDAQKVLQDVDVLSALALLLPQGACTGRTPGAPASSLGGVANGTGAGAGTGSNATTEEGAPSAAAPTSSDMLQGQCSAFVQLWAGLQPILCGNNRTIEPEALRQGNMSSLGFTSKEQRNLGLLVHLMTSNPKILYAPAGSEADRVILKANETFAFVGNVTQYAQVWLNISAEIRSFLEQGRLQQHLHWLQQYVAELRLHPEALNLSLDELPPALRQDNFSLPNGSALLQQLDTIDNAACGWIQFMSKVSVDIFKGFPDEESIVNYTLNQAYQDNVTVFASVIFQTRKDGSLPPHVHYKIRQNSSFTEKTNEIRRAYWRPGPNTGGRFYFLYGFVWIQDMMERAIINTFVGHDVVEPGSYVQMFPYPCYTRDDFLFVIEHMMPLCMVISWVYSVAMTIQHIVAEKEHRLKEVMKTMGLNNAVHWVAWFITGFVQLSISVSALTAILKYGQVLMHSHVLIIWLFLAVYAVATIMFCFLVSVLYSKAKLASACGGIIYFLSYVPYMYVAIREEVAHDKITAFEKCIASLMSTTAFGLGSKYFALYEVAGVGIQWHTFSQSPVEGDDFNLLLAVTMLIVDAVVYGVLTWYIEAVHPGMYGLPRPWYFPLQKSYWLGSGRTEAWEWSWPWARAPRLSVMEEDQACAMESRRLEETRGMEEEPTHLPLVVCVDKLTKVYKDDKKLALNKLSLNLYENQVVSFLGHNGAGKTTTMSILTGLFPPTSGSATIYGHDIRTEMDEIRKNLGMCPQHNVLFDRLTVEEHLWFYSRLKSMAQEEIRKEMDKMIEDLELSNKRHSLVQTLSGGMKRKLSVAIAFVGGSRAIILDEPTAGVDPYARRAIWDLILKYKPGRTILLSTHHMDEADLLGDRIAIISHGKLKCCGSPLFLKAAYGDGYRLTLVKQPAEPGGPQEPGLASSPPGRAQLSSCSETQVSQFIRKHVASCLLVSDTSTELSYILPSEAARKGAFERLFQHLECSLDSLHLSSFGLMDTTLEEVFLKVSEEDQSLENSEADVKESRKDVLPGVGGPAPGGAQASNLARCAELAQSQASLQSASSVGSARGDEGAGYTDVYGDYRPLFDDPQDPDNVSLQEAEAEALSQVGQGSRKLEGWWLKARQFHGLLVKRFHCARRNSKALCSQILLPALFVCVAMTVALSVPEIGDLPPLVLSPSQYHNYTQPRGNFIPYANEERREDRLWLSPDASPQQLVSTFRLPSGVGATCVLKSPANGSLGPTLNLSSGESRLLAARFFDSMCLESFTQGLPLSNFVPPPPSPAPSDSPMSPDEDLPQAWNTSLPPTTGPETWPSAPALPRLVREPVRCTCSAQGTGFSCPSSVGGHPPQMRVVTGDILTDVTGHNVSEYLLFTSDRFRLHRYGAITFGNVQKSIPASFGARAPPMVRKIAVRRAAQVFYNNKGYHSMPTYLNSLNNAILRANLPKSKGNPAAYGITVTNHPMNKTSASLSLDYLLQGTDVVIAIFIIVAMSFVPASFVVFLVAEKSTKAKHLQFVSGCNPVIYWLANYVWDMLNYLVPATCCVIILFVFDLPAYTSPTNFPAVLSLFLLYGWSITPIMYPASFWFEVPSSAYVFLIVINLFIGITATVATFLLQLFEHDKDLKVVNSYLKSCFLIFPNYNLGHGLMEMAYNEYINEYYAKIGQFDKMKSPFEWDIVTRGLVAMTVEGFVGFLLTLMCQYNFLRQPQRMPVSTKPVEDDVDVASERQRVLRGDADNDMVKIENLTKVYKSRKIGRILAVDRLCLGVRPGECFGLLGVNGAGKTSTFKMLTGDESTTGGEAFINGHSVLKELLQVQQSLGYCPQFDALFDELTAREHLQLYTRLRGIPWKDEARVVRWALEKLELTKYADKPAGTYSGGNKRKLSTAIALIGYPAFIFLDEPTTGMDPKARRFLWNLILDLIKTGRSVVLTSHSMEECEALCTRLAIMVNGRLRCLGSIQHLKNRFGDGYMITVRTKSSQSVKDVVRFFSRNFPEAVLKERHHTKVQYQLKSEHISLAQVFSKMEQVAGVLGIEDYSVSQTTLDNVFVNFAKKQSDNLEQQETEPPSALQSPLGRLLSLLRPRPTPTELRALVADEPEDLDTEDEGLISFEEERAQLSFNTDTLC; translated from the exons ATGCCGAGCGGGCCCGGCGGGGCGCAGAGCAGCGGGCCGCGGCGCTGGGCGGCCGGAGCGCGGCCCGCCATGGGCTTCCTGCaccagctgcagctgctgctctggAAGAACGTGACGCTCAAGCGCCGGAGCCCG TGGGTCTTGGCCTTCGAGATCTTCATCCCGCTGGTGCTCTTCTTCATCCTACTGGGGCTGCGGCAGAAGAAGCCCACCATCTCTGTGAAGGAAG TCT CCTTCTACACGGCAGCGCCCTTGACGTCCGCCGGCATCCTGCCAGTCATGCAGTCCCTGTGCCCGGATGGCCAGCGGGACGAGTTCGGCTTCCTGCAGTATGCCAACTCCAC GGTCACTCAGCTGCTGGAGCGCCTGGACCGCGTGGTGGAGGAGGGCAACCTGTTCGACCCAGGGCGGCCCAGCCTGGGCTCGGAGCTCGAGGCCCTGCGCCAGCACCTGGAGGCTCTCAGCGCAGGCCCGCACACCTGGGGGAGCCACTCGGACAGACCTGCAG TGTCCTCCTTCTCCCTGGACTCGGTGGCCAGGGACCCGCAGGAGCTCCGGCGCTTCCTGATGCAAAACCTGTCGCTGCCCAACAGCACCGCCCAGGCCCTCCTGGCTGCCCGTGTGGACCCACCCGAG GTCTACAGCCTGCTCTTTGGGCCTTCTCAAACCCTGGATTCTGAGAGCAGCCTCCCCAGGGGCCGGGAGCCCTGGGGCCGCCTGGGCGGCCATCCCCTATTCCGGATGGAG GAGCTGCtgctggcccctgccctcctggagcagCTCACCTGTGCACCGGGCTCCAGGGAGCTGGGCCAGATCCTCACAGTACCTGAGGGTCAGAAGACGGCCCTGCAGGGCTACCGGGATGCCGTGTGCAGTGGACAAGCTGCAGCTCGCGCCCGGCGCTTCTCTGGGCTGGCTGCTGAGCTCCGGAACCAGCTGGACACGGCCAAGATTGCCCAGCAG CTGGGCCTGGATGGCCTGAACGGCTCGCAAGCCCAGCCGCAGGCGCCACCCCCACGGAGGCTGCAGGCGCTTCTGGAGGACCTGCTGGATGCGCAGAAGGTTTTGCAGGACGTGGACGTCCTGTcggccctggccctgctgctgccccagGGTGCCTGCACTGGCCGGACCCCTGGGGCCCCAGCCAGCAGCCTGGGTGGGGTGGCCAATGGCACCGGAGCTGGGGCAGGCACGGGCTCGAACGCCACGACCGAGGAGGGAGCACCATCTGCTGCAGCTCCGACCTCCTCCGACATGCTGCAGGGCCAGTGCTCGGCCTTCGTGCAGCTCTGGGCCGGCCTGCAGCCCATCCTGTGTGGCAATAACCG CACCATAGAGCCCGAGGCGCTGCGTCAGGGCAACATGAGCTCCCTGGGCTTCACGAGCAAGGAGCAGCGGAACCTGGGCCTCCTCGTGCACCTCATGACCAGCAACCCCAAAATCCTGTACGCGCCAGCGGGCTCTGAGGCGGACCGCGTCATCCTCAAG GCCAACGAGACTTTTGCCTTCGTGGGCAACGTGACTCAGTATGCCCAGGTTTGGCTCAACATCTCGGCAGAGATCCGCAGCTTCCTGGAGCAGGGCAGGCTGCAGCAGCACCTGCACTGGCTGCAGCAG TATGTGGCAGAGCTGCGGCTGCACCCGGAAGCACTGAACCTGTCCCTGGACGAGCTGCCACCGGCCCTACGCCAGGACAACTTCTCACTGCCCAACGGCTCTGCCCTCCTGCAGCAGCTGGACACCATTGACAACGCCGCCTGTGGCTGGATCCAGTTCATGTCCAAG GTGAGCGTGGACATCTTCAAGGGCTTTCCCGACGAGGAGAGCATTGTCAACTACACGCTCAATCAGGCCTACCAGGACAACGTCACGGTGTTTGCCA GTGTGATCTTCCAGACTCGGAAGGACGGCTCCCTGCCGCCCCATGTGCACTACAAGATCCGACAGAACTCCAGCTTCACTGAGAAGACCAACGAGATTCGCCGCGCCTACTGGCGGCCCGGGCCCAACACTGGTGGCCGCTTCTACTTCCTCTATGGCTTCGTCTGGATCCAGG ACATGATGGAGCGTGCCATCATCAACACCTTCGTGGGGCATGACGTGGTGGAGCCAGGCAGCTACGTGCAGATGTTCCCTTACCCCTGCTACACGCGGGACGA cttcctgTTCGTCATCGAGCACATGATGCCGCTCTGCATGGTGATCTCCTGGGTCTACTCCGTGGCCATGACCATCCAGCACATCGTGGCGGAGAAGGAGCACCGGCTGAAGGAG GTGATGAAGACCATGGGCCTGAACAACGCGGTGCACTGGGTGGCCTGGTTCATCACGGGCTTCGTGCAGCTGTCCATCTCCGTGTCGGCGCTCACCGCCATCCTCAAGTACGGCCAGGTGCTCATGCACAGCCACGTGCTCATCATCTGGCTCTTCCTGGCTGTCTACGCCGTGGCCACCATCATGTTCTG CTTCCTGGTGTCCGTGCTGTACTCCAAGGCCAAGCTGGCCTCAGCCTGCGGAGGTATCATTTACTTCCTGAGCTACGTGCCCTACATGTACGTGGCGATCCGCGAGGAGGTGGCCCACGATAAGATCACTGCCTTCGAGAAGTGCATCGCG TCCCTGATGTCCACGACAGCCTTTGGCCTGGGCTCCAAGTACTTCGCCCTGTACGAGGTGGCGGGCGTGGGCATCCAGTGGCACACATTCAGCCAGTCCCCCGTGGAAGGGGACGACTTCAATCTCCTCCTCGCTGTCACTATGCTGATAGTGGACGCCGTCGTTTACGGTGTGCTCACGTGGTACATCGAGGCTGTGCACCCAG gCATGTACGGGCTGCCCCGGCCCTGGTACTTCCCACTGCAGAAGTCCTACTGGCTGGGCAGTGGGCGGACGGAAGCGTGGGAGTGGAGCTGGCCGTGGGCACGGGCCCCCCGCCTCAGCGTCATGGAGGAAGACCAGGCCTGCGCCATGGAGAGCCGGCGCCTTG AGGAGACTCGTGGCATGGAGGAGgagcccacccacctgcccctggTCGTCTGTGTGGACAAGCTCACCAAGGTCTACAAGGACGACAAGAAGCTGGCGTTGAATAAACTGAGCCTAAACCTCTACGAGAACCAGGTCGTCTCCTTCCTGGGCCACAATGGGGCTGGCAAGACTACCACCAT gTCCATCCTGACCGGCCTGTTCCCTCCGACGTCGGGTTCGGCCACCATCTACGGGCACGACATCCGCACGGAGATGGACGAGATCCGCAAGAACCTGGGCATGTGCCCCCAGCACAATGTGCTCTTCGACCGGCTCACGGTGGAGGAGCACCTCTGGTTCTACTCACGGCTCAAGAGCATGGCCCAGGAGGAGATCCGCAAGGAGATGGACAA GATGATCGAGGACCTGGAGCTCTCCAACAAGCGGCACTCGCTGGTGCAGACGCTGTCGGGCGGCATGAAGCGCAAGCTGTCCGTGGCCATCGCCTTTGTGGGTGGCTCCCGCGCCATCATCCTAGACGAGCCCACTGCTGGCGTGGACCCCTATGCGCGCCGCGCCATCTGGGACCTCATCCTGAAGTATAAGCCCG GCCGCACCATCCTCCTGTCCACCCACCACATGGACGAGGCCGACCTGCTGGGCGACCGGATCGCCATCATCTCCCACGGGAAGCTCAAGTGCTGCGGCTCCCCGCTCTTTCTGAAGGCGGCCTACGGTGACGGCTACCGCCTCACGCTGGTCAAGCAGCCCGCCGAGCCCGGGGGCCCCCAAG aGCCCGGGCTGGCCTCCAGCCCCCCAGGTCGGGCCCAGCTGAGCAGCTGCTCTGAGACCCAGGTGTCACAGTTCATCCGTAAGCACGTGGCCTCCTGCCTGCTGGTCTCGGACACCAGCACGGAGCTCTCCTACATCCTGCCCAGCGAGGCCGCCAGAAAGGGGGCCTTTGAGCGCCTCTTCCAG CACCTGGAGTGCAGTCTGGACAGCCTGCACCTGAGCAGCTTCGGGCTGATGGACACGACGCTGGAGGAGGTGTTCCTCAAGGTGTCTGAGGAGGACCAGTCGCTGGAGAACAGTGAGGCTG ATGTGAAGGAGTCCAGGAAGGACgtgctgcctggggtggggggcccgGCGCCCGGGGGGGCCCAGGCCAGCAACCTGGCCCGGTGCGCGGAGCTGGCTCAGTCGCAGGCGTCACTGCAGTCGGCGTCCTCGGTGGGTTCTGCCCGCGGCGACGAGGGAGCCGGCTACACCGACGTCTACGGCGACTACCGCCCCCTCTTCGACGACCCGCAGGACCCGGACAACGTCAGCTTGCAAG AGGCCGAGGCGGAGGCCCTGTCACAGGTCGGCCAGGGCAGCCGCAAGCTGGAGGGCTGGTGGCTGAAAGCGCGACAGTTCCACGGGCTGCTGGTCAAGCGCTTCCACTGCGCCCGCCGCAACTCCAAAGCGCTCTGCTCCCAGATCCTGCTGCCGGCCTTGTTCGTCTGCGTGGCCATGACCGTGGCCCTGTCTGTCCCTGAGATTG GTGACCTGCCCCCCCTGGTGCTGTCGCCTTCCCAGTACCACAACTACACACAGCCCCGTGGCAACTTCATCCCCTACGCCAACGAGGAGCGCCGGGAGGACCG GCTGTGGCTGTCACCCGACGCCAGCCCCCAGCAGCTCGTGAGCACATTCCGGCTGCCGTCAGGTGTGGGCGCCACCTGCGTGCTCAAGTCCCCTGCCAACGGCTCGCTGGGGCCCACGCTGAACCTGAGCAGTGGGGAGTCCCGCCTGCTGGCCGCGCGGTTCTTCGACAGCATGTGCCTGGAGTCCTTCACGCAGGGGCTGCCGCTGTCCAACTTCGTGCCGCCCCCACCCTCGCCCGCCCCGTCCGACTCCCCCATGTCCCCAGACGAGGACCTGCCGCAGGCCTGGAAcacctccctgccacccaccACGGGGCCAG AGACGTGGCCCTCGGCACCTGCCCTGCCGCGCCTGGTGCGGGAGCCCGTACGCTGCACCTGCTCTGCGCAGGGCACCGGCTTCTCCTGCCCCAGCAGCGTGGGCGGGCACCCGCCCCAGATGCGGGTGGTCACGGGCGACATCCTGACCGACGTCACGGGCCACAACGTCTCCGAGTACCTGCTCTTCACCTCAGACCGTTTCCGGCTGCACCG GTATGGGGCCATCACCTTCGGCAACGTCCAGAAGTCCATCCCGGCCTCATTCGGCGCCAGGGCCCCGCCCATGGTGCGGAAGATCGCCGTGCGCAGGGCAGCCCAG GTTTTCTACAACAACAAGGGCTACCACAGCATGCCCACCTACCTGAACAGCCTCAACAACGCCATCCTGCGCGCCAACCTGCCCAAGAGCAAGGGCAACCCGGCGGCCTACG GCATCACCGTCACCAACCATCCCATGAACAAGACCAGCGCCAGCCTCTCTCTGGACTACTT GCTACAGGGCACGGACGTGGTCATCGCCATCTTCATCATCGTGGCTATGTCGTTCGTGCCAGCCAGTTTTGTGGTCTTCCTGGTGGCCGAGAAGTCCACCAAGGCCAAGCACCTGCAGTTCGTCAGCGGCTGCAACCCGGTCATCTACTGGCTAGCCAACTACGTGTGGGACATG ctCAACTACCTGGTCCCGGCCACCTGCTGCGTCATCATCCTGTTTGTGTTCGACCTGCCGGCCTACACATCACCCACCAACTTCCCCGctgtcctctccctcttcctgctcTACGG GTGGTCCATCACCCCTATCATGTACCCGGCCTCCTTCTGGTTCGAGGTCCCCAGCTCGGCCTACGTGTTCCTCATTGTCATCAACCTCTTCATCGGCATCACGGCCACCGTGGCCACCTTCCTGCTGCAGCTCTTCGAGCACGACAAG GACCTGAAGGTTGTCAACAGTTACCTGAAAAGCTGCTTCCTTATCTTCCCCAACTATAACCTGGGCCACGGGCTCATGGAGATGGCGTACAACGAGTACATCAATGAGTACTACGCCAAGATCG GCCAGTTTGACAAAATGAAGTCCCCGTTCGAGTGGGACATTGTCACACGCGGGCTGGTGGCCATGACAGTCGAGGGTTTCGTGGGCTTCCTCCTCACCCTCATGTGCCAGTACAACTTCCTGCGACAGCCACA GCGCATGCCTGTGTCTACCAAGCCCGTGGAGGACGACGTGGACGTGGCCAGTGAGCGGCAGCGAGTGCTCCGGGGGGACGCTGACAATGACATGGTCAAGATTGAGAATCTGACCAAG GTCTACAAGTCCCGGAAAATCGGCCGCATTCTGGCCGTGGACCGCCTGTGCCTGGGTGTTCGTCCTGGCGAGTGCTTTGGCCTCCTGGGTGTGAATGGCGCGGGCAAGACCAGCACCTTCAAGATGCTGACAGGCGACGAGAGCACGACGGGGGGCGAGGCCTTCATCAACGGGCACAG CGTGCTCAAGGAGCTCCTCCAGGTGCAGCAGAGCCTCGGCTACTGCCCGCAGTTCGATGCCCTGTTCGACGAGCTCACGGCCCGGGAGCACCTGCAGCTGTACACGCGTCTGCGCGGCATCCCCTGGAAGGATGAAGCCCGG GTGGTGAGGTGGGCGCTGGAGAAGCTGGAGCTGACCAAGTACGCAGACAAGCCGGCCGGCACCTACAGCGGCGGCAACAAGCGAAAGCTGTCGACGGCCATCGCCCTCATTGGGTACCCGGCCTTCATCTTCCTG GACGAGCCCACCACAGGCATGGACCCCAAGGCCCGGCGCTTCCTCTGGAACCTCATCCTCGACCTCATCAAGACGGGGCGCTCTGTGGTGCTCACGTCACACAG CATGGAGGAGTGCGAGGCGCTGTGCACGCGGCTGGCCATCATGGTGAACGGGCGCCTGCGCTGCCTGGGCAGCATCCAGCACCTGAAGAACCG GTTTGGAGACGGCTACATGATCACGGTGCGGACCAAGAGCAGCCAGAGCGTAAAGGATGTGGTGCGGTTCTTCAGCCGGAACTTCCCCGAGGCCGTGCTCAAG gagCGGCACCACACGAAGGTGCAGTACCAGCTCAAGTCGGAGCACATCTCACTGGCCCAGGTGTTCAGCAAGATGGAGCAGGTGGCAGGTGTGCTGGGCATCGAGGACTACTCGGTCAGCCAGACCACGCTGGACAAT GTGTTTGTGAACTTCGCCAAGAAGCAGAGTGACAACCTGGAGCAACAGGAGACAGAGCCACCTTCGGCGCTTCAGTCCCCTCTCGGCCGCCTGCTCAGCCTGCTCCGGCCCCGGCCCACCCCCACGGAGCTCCGGGCACTCGTGGCAGACGAGCCCGAGGACCTGGACACGGAAGACGAGGGCCTCATCAGCTTCGAGGAGGAGCGG GCCCAGCTCTCCTTCAACACAGACACGCTCTGCTGA
- the CLIC3 gene encoding chloride intracellular channel protein 3 isoform X2, protein MAETTKLQLFVKASEDGESVGHCPSCQRLFMVLLLKGVPFTLTTVDTRRSPDVLKDFAPGSQLPILLCDGDAKTDTLQIEEFLEETLGPPGFPSLAPRYRESNTAGNDIFHKFSAFIKNPVPAQDDGEARLGAGAGGRALGPRLTAHPPPALYQQLLRALARLDSYLLAPLEHELEREPQLRESRRRFLDGDQLSLADCGLLPKLHIVDTVCAHFRQAPIPAELRGVRRYLDCALLEKEFKYTCPHSSEILAAYRPAVRPRPNPASAAP, encoded by the exons ATGGCCGAGACCACCAAGCTGCAGCTGTTTGTCAAG GCGAGCGAGGATGGGGAGAGTGTGGGGCACTGCCCCTCCTGCCAGCGGCTCTTCATGGTCCTGCTCCTCAAGGGCGTGCCCTTCACACTCACCACGGTGGACACGCGCAG GTCCCCGGACGTGCTGAAGGACTTTGCCCCTGGCTCACAGCTGCCCATCTTGCTGTGTGACGGTGACGCCAAGACGGACACGCTGCAGATCGAAGAGTTTCTGGAGGAGACCCTGGGGCCACCCGG ctTCCCCAGCCTGGCGCCCCGTTATAGGGAGTCCAACACCGCGGGTAACGACATCTTCCACAAGTTCTCCGCGTTCATCAAGAACCCGGTGCCCGCGCAGGACGATGGTGAGGCAAGGTTGGGCGCCGGGGCGGGAGGGCGCGCTCTGGGCCCGCGGCTCACCGCACACCCGCCCCCAGCCCTGTACCAACAGCTGCTGCGCGCGCTCGCTAGGCTAGACAGCTACTTGCTCGCGCCCCTGGAGCACGAACTGGAGCGGGAGCCCCAGCTGCGCGAGTCGCGCCGCCGCTTCCTGGATGGCGACCAGCTCTCACTGGCCGACTGTGGCCTGCTGCCCAAACTGCACATCGTCGAC ACGGTGTGCGCGCACTTTCGCCAGGCGCCCATCCCCGCGGAGCTGCGCGGCGTCCGCCGCTACCTGGACTGCGCGCTGCTGGAGAAGGAGTTCAAGTACACGTGTCCGCACAGCTCGGAGATCCTGGCGGCCTACCGGCCCGCCGTGCGCCCTCGCCCCAACCCTGCATCTGCGGCCCCATAA